The following coding sequences are from one Microtus pennsylvanicus isolate mMicPen1 chromosome 1, mMicPen1.hap1, whole genome shotgun sequence window:
- the Sst gene encoding somatostatin: MLSCRLQCALAALCIVLALGGVTGAPSDPRLRQFLQKSLAAAAGKQELAKYFLAELLSEPNQTENDALEPEDLPQAAEQDEMRLELQRSANSNPAMAPRERKAGCKNFFWKTFTSC, from the exons ATGCTGTCCTGCCGCCTCCAGTGCGCACTGGCCGCGCTCTGCATCGTCCTGGCCTTGGGCGGTGTCACCGGCGCCCCCTCGGACCCCCGACTCCGTCAGTTTCTGCAGAAGTCTCTGGCCGCTGCCGCAGGAAAACAG GAACTGGCCAAGTACTTCTTGGCAGAGCTGCTGTCCGAGCCCAACCAGACAGAGAATGATGCCCTGGAGCCCGAGGACTTGCCCCAGGCAGCGGAGCAGGATGAAATGAGGCTGGAGCTGCAGAGGTCTGCCAACTCGAACCCAGCCATGGCACCCCGGGAACGCAAGGCGGGCTGCAAGAACTTCTTCTGGAAGACCTTCACATCTTGCTAG